The sequence below is a genomic window from Serratia nevei.
AGGATGTCTGGAACCCTAGCAACCCCGCGCGCGTTACTGTCGCTGCTGGTGGCGGCCTCTCTGGTGGTCGCCGGTGCCGCGCAGGCGGACGATGTCGGCATCAAACCGCAGGACATCAAGCGCGAGGCGCTGTCATCGACGGTGGTGGAGATGGCCTACAGCACCTCGCAACAGGCGCTGTTCGTCAGCGCGCCGGACTGGAAGGAAGAGGCGCGCTCCCGCGTGCTGCGGCTGGATCCCAACACCCTGGCGATCAAGGCGGAGATCCCGCTGCAGGTGAAAGGCTTCGGCGTGGCGCTGAACGATGCGGGCAATCGCCTGTACCTGACGCAGGCTTTCAACGGCGAAGTCGGGGTGGTGGACACGACCACCAACCACGCGCTGGGCAGCATCAAGCTGCTGGACAAAGCGGTGCTGGAGCAGGCTTACAAGCAGGCGGGCATCAGCGGTAAGCGTCTGGATTTCCTGTTGGCGGAGCTGAAGAAGTTTAAAATCACTGAGGACTATCTGTACCGCCTCCGCGAGATCAAATATGACGCGCAAAGCGGCCGCCTGTTCCTGCCGGGCCTGGGCTTCGGCGTCGACAGCGTGCTGTACGTGGTCGATACCAAAGCCGGCAAGCTGGAGAAAGTGATCCCGGGCTTCGGCTACAACGCGGTGGGTATCACGCTGGATGAGAAGGGCCGCCGGGTGTTCGTCTCCAACATGCAGGGGCAGGTGATCACCTTGA
It includes:
- a CDS encoding YncE family protein; translation: MSGTLATPRALLSLLVAASLVVAGAAQADDVGIKPQDIKREALSSTVVEMAYSTSQQALFVSAPDWKEEARSRVLRLDPNTLAIKAEIPLQVKGFGVALNDAGNRLYLTQAFNGEVGVVDTTTNHALGSIKLLDKAVLEQAYKQAGISGKRLDFLLAELKKFKITEDYLYRLREIKYDAQSGRLFLPGLGFGVDSVLYVVDTKAGKLEKVIPGFGYNAVGITLDEKGRRVFVSNMQGQVITLNADTLAITATHEVQADQLLNLVYDPASNRLLGVDQGIDRDDYRNHHLGHDYVKRSSGHRVFALDADSGKVLASELTDEVPIGLLLDERSQRLYVANRKGVRVDHGAGTLTVFDAKTLKRLQTVDLPPHPNSLALDPKGDALFVTVKNDGASTKAGKPESVVRIQLHTN